The genomic segment GGTTGATCGTGCCGAGGTTGATCGGCAGCGGGAACACCTCGCCGCGGTAGGTCGAGTAGACCTTGTGCTGGTAGCCCGTGAACGTCGTGAAGCGGTTCACGTACTGCCACACCCGCTCGTTGCTGGTGTGGAACAGGTGCGCGCCGTAGCGGTGCACCTCGATGCCCGTCTGCGGCTCGGCCTCGCTGTAGGCGTTGCCGCCGATGTGCTGGCGCCGGTCGATGACGAGGACGTCCAGGCCCAGCTCCTCGGCGCAGCGCTGTGCCACGGTGAGCCCGAAGAACCCGGAACCGACGACGATGAGATCAGCGTTCACGACACTCCTGCGGTTGCGGTCGGCCCACCCTAGCGGGGCGCGCGCGGCGGCCGCGGCGATACGTCCGGTCGCGGACCGTGGTCAGGACCGGGCGGGCAGCGGCGGCGGCCGCCCGGCGAGGGGCGGCCGCCGCCGCTGCTGCAGCCGGCACCGGCGTCAGGCGAGCACGCCCGCGAGGTGGTCTCGCAGCGCCGCCGGGGACGGCGGGGAGCACCGGAAGCCCACGTGCCCGTCGGGGCGCACCACGTGCGCCGCGGCGCCGCGCACGCCGTAGGCGGCCCGGTACTCCTCCGCGGCGTCCCGGTGGGAGGGCAGGTCCAGCAGCGGCGGCACCGCGGCGTCGGGGCTGAGGACCAGGTGCACGTCGACCAGGCCGGGGGCCTGCGAGCGGACCGCGTCGGCGATCTTCTCGAACCCCAGCAGCTCCTCCTCGCCGACGGTGGCGTCGGCGTAGAGCAGCACGGCCGTGCGCGGGCCGGCCAGCACCTCGAACAGCCGCACCGGGTGCGCCACCCCGAACCTGCGCAGGCCGAGGGCGTCCGGGGCGCGGTGGCCCGGCTCCGGGCCCCCCAGGGGCGCCTCGAGGCGCTCGCCGACGAGCGGGCTGCCGGCGTAGTTCATCGTCATCTGCATCTCGAGGAGGAACTGCGCCTTCTCGTCCTCCATGTCCATCTCGTCCGTGAAGGCGAGGTTGACGGCGCGGTCGACGATCGCCCTGCCCGCGGGCCGGCGCTCGGCGTCGTAGCTGTCCAGCAGGCCCGGGGCGGCGCGCCCCCGCACGGCGAGGGCCAGCTTCCAGCCCAGGTTCCACGCGTCCTGGATGCCGGTGTTCATGCCCTGCCCGCCGGCCGGGGGGTGCAGGTGCGCGGCGTCCCCGGCGACGAAGGCGCGCCCGACGCGGTAGCGGTCGACGATGCCGTGCTTGATGCGGAACACCGAGGACCAGCGCAGGTTGCTCGCCGTGGTGCCGGGCGGCGCGAGCTCGGTGACGACCTCCTGGATGTCGGCCAGGCCCGGCGGCTCGTACTCCTTCCAGAACCCGGCGGAGACCACGCCCGCGCCGACGGTCCTCTGCAGCCGCTCGGGGGCGAGGGTCGCCACCCGGTAGCGGCCCCGGCCCTTGAGGGGGACGCAGACGAGCATGCCCGTGAAGTCGTCGCCCTCGATGCGCACGAAGCGCAGCAGGTGCCCGGCCGGCATCTGCCAGTCCAGGTCGACGTCGCCGAGCATGAACAGCTGCGGGAACATCGACAGCCCGCCCTCGAACTGCAGGCCCAGGCCCGAGCGGACCGCGCTGTGCGCGCCGTCGCACCCGAGCAGGTACGGGGAGCGGACCGTCTCCTCCCCGTCGGCGGAGCGCAGGACGCTGGTGACGGCCTCGTCGTCCTGGGTGAAGCCGACGAGCTCGACGCCGCGCTCGACGCGCACGCCGAGGGACTCCAGCTTGGCGCCGAGGATCCGCTCGGTCTCGTACTGCGGCAGGCCGAGGTGGGCGTAGGGCAGCTCGTCCAGGCCCGCCCAGTCGACCTGGTGGGTCTGCTTCCCGTTGACGAACACGGTCTGCCCGTGCAGCCACACCCCGGCGTCCATGGCCTCGGCGACGATGCCCTGCTGCTCCCAGATCTCCATGGTGCGGCAGTGGATGCCGATCGCCTTGTCGGCCTGGGTGGAGGCCTCGGGGCGCTTGTCGACCACGCGCACGCGCACGCCGCGGCGGGCCAGCTCGATGGCGGCGGTCATGCCCGCCGGCCCGGCGCCGATGACGAGCACCTCCGGGTCGCCGGCTCCTCCCGGGCGCCGCGCGGGCGCGACCGGCTCTAGGGGCGCCGGGGCGAGCCCCGGCTCGATCGCCGCGGGATCGACGACGACCGGCTCGCCCGCCACCGCCTCCAGGTCCGGCTCGGGCGCCGCGACCAGCACCTCCGGGACGGCGTCGGCCGGCTCCTGCGAGGCGGACGCCGGATCGGGCGCCTGCTGCGGCGCCTGCTGCGGCGCCTGCTGCGACGCCGCCTGCGACGCCGCCTCGGGCGCCGGCTGCGCCGAGGGCGGCAGCGGGCGCGCGCGCAGCGCGAAGACCCGCCGCTCCTCCCCGCGCGCCAGCCACCGGCCCAGCGGCCCGGCGGCCCAGTTCGCCGGCTCGGCCGCCCAGTGGGTGAAGCGCTGCAGGGAGTCCCACTCCGCGACGACGTGGTAGCGCAGCCCGTCGGCCTCGCGCAGCAGCTCCTCGCACCCGTGGCCCGGGGCGCTGCGCGCCAGCGCCGCCGCGGCGAGGTAGGCGTGCTCGAAGGCGTCCTGCTCCTCCGGCTGCACGGTCACCGCGGTGTCGACGCGCACCCGGTCCACCTCGACGTCGCCGCCGGGCGAGGCCAGCGGCGGGAACTCCTCGTCGGCGTCCGGGCGCCGGCGGATCTCGAGCACCTCGCGGCGGAACTCCACCGAGTGCCACCGCACCAGCGGCGCGCCCGCCGCCATGTGCGCGGGGTCCTCGACCCACTGCAGGAAGTCCTCCTCGGACTCCCACTCCGCGAAGATGTGGTAGCGCAGGCCTGACTCGTCGCGCAGCAGCTCCTCGCGCACGTACCCGGCCGCGTCGCCGATCCGCTCGGCGACCGTGGTGTACGCGCGCTCGTAGGCCACCTGCTCGCCCGGCTTCACGCTCATGGAGAAGTCGATGCGCACCGGCGGGGGCCGCTCGGCGTCCACCGCGGCCAGCACGGTGAACGTCGAGCGGGCGGCGTCCTCGCGCAGGTCGCGCAGCGCCTCGGTCAGGGTCTCCCGGGCGGAGGACCTCCCGAACGCGTCGACGCTGGCCCGGTCGGTCCAGTCGCTGACGATCGCGAACCACCGCGGGTCCGCCGCGTCGCGCATCAGCTCCTGGCGCACCTGGCCGCGCACGCGGCTGATCTGCGCGGCGGCACCGCGCCAGGCGTCCTCGAACGCCTGCTCGCAGCCCTCCTTCGCGCGCATCCTCAGGACGGTGCGCACCCCGGCACCGCTCACGCGGTCCCCTCGGGCACCCAGCGGCGCAGCACCATCGAGCTGTTGAAGCCGCCCAGGCCGCGGGCGTTGACGAGCACCACCTCGACGCGGCCCTCCCGGGCCTCGCGCACGAGCTCGAGCCCGGCGGCCGGGACCGGCTCGTGCAGGTTGCCGACGGCGGGCAGCACGCCGTCGCGGATGCTCAGCAGCGCGGTGGCCGCGGACAGCGCCGAGCCGCCGACGCTGAGCCGGCCGACCAGGCCCTGGGGCGCGGCCACGGGCACCGGGGTCGTGCGGGCGCCGAAGACCTCCTGCAGCGCCCGCACCTCCACGGCGTCGAGCGCGGGCACGCCCGCGGCGTCCGCGATCACCAGGTCGACGTCGTCGGGGGTGACCCCCGCGTCGGCCAGGGCCCGGCCCATCGCCCGCGCGAGCTGGCGCGAGTCCGTGGCCGGCGCGGTCACCGACTCCGCGTCGTGGGTGGCCGCGTAGCCGGCGACCTCCCCGTACACCTGCGGGGCGCCGCGCTCGAGCGCGGCGGCGGCGTCCTCGACCACGAGCACCGCGCCGCCCTCGCCGGGCGCGTAGCCGTCGGCGCGCACGTCGAAGGGCCGGTAGCCCTCCGCCGCCGTGGTGCCGGGCGTCAGCCGGCCCCCGACCGCCTGGCAGGCGAGCGCGTACGGGGACAGGCCGGCCTCGGTGCCCCCGGCGAGCACGGTCGGCGTGCCGCGGCGCACCACCCGCCGGGCGTGGCCGATGCTGTCCAGGCCGCCGGCGCCCTCGCTGACCAGCACGCTGGCCGGGCCCTTGGTGCCGTGCCAGATCGACGCCTGGCCGGTGCTGGCGGCGTAGAACCACGCGATCGACTGGTAGGTGGTGACGGCCTTCGGGCCGCGCCCGTACAGGCCCGTCATCTCCCGCTGGCCGAACTCGTTGCCGCCCGAGCCCGCGGCCAGGGCCACGGACGTCGCGTACGGGTCGTGCTCGGCCGGGTCGTACGCCGCGTCGGCGAGCGCCATCCGGCTGGCGGCCAGCGACATCCACGTCCAGCGGTCGGTCTGCACGAGCAGGCGCTCGTCGACGTGGTCCTCGGGCTTGAAGCCGTCGACCTGCCCGCCGAGGGTGACGCCGCAGGTGGTGGTGTCCCACCCCTCCACGGGCCGCACGCGCACCTGCCCGGCGCGCACGGTGGCCCAGTGCTCCTGGGTGCCGATCCCGCTGGGGGCGATGACGCCGAGCCCGGTGACGACCGCGCGGCCGCCGGCCCGGCTCACCGGGAGCCCCGCTCGGGGTCGACGAGCAGGATCGCGGACTGGAAGCCCCCGAACCCGCTGCCGACGGACAGCGCGACGTCGGTGCGGTGGTCCCGCGCGGTCTTCGGCACGTAGTCCAGGTCGCACTCCGGGTCGCGGTTCTCCAGGTTCGCCGTCGGCGGGACGGCGTCGTGCTCGACGGCGAGGGCGCAGGCGGCGACCTCGATGGAGCCGATGGCGCCGAGCGAGTGCCCGACCATCGACTTGATCGAGCTCATCGGTGTCTCGTACGCGTGCTGGCCGAGGCTGCGCTTGACCGCCGCGGTCTCGTGCCGGTCGTTCTGCTTGGTGCCCGAGCCGTGCGCGTTGACGTAGTCCACGGCGTCCGGGTCCAGCCGGCCCTGGCGCAGGACCTCGTCGATGGCGGCGCTCATCTCCACCCCGTCGGGGCGCAGGCCCGTCATGTGGAAGGCGTTGCAGCGGTTCGCGAAGCCGGCGACCTCGGCGTAGACGTGCGCGCCCCGGGCGCGGGCGTGCTCGTACTCCTCGACCACCATCACGGCCCCGCCCTCGCCCATGACGAACCCGTCGCGGGTGGCGTCGAAGGGCCGGGAGGCGGACTCGGGGCTGTCGTTGCGCGCCGACGTGGCCCGGATGGCGTCGAAGCACGCCACCGAGATCGGCGAGATCGGGGCGTCGCTGGCGCCGGCGATGACGACGTCGGCGTCCCCGTCCTCGATCAGCTGCAGGGCGTACCCGATCGCGTCGATGCCCGAGGTGCAGCCCGTGGACATCACCGAGGCGGGGCCGTGGGCCCTGTAGCGGACGGCGAGCTCGGCGGCGCCGCTGCTGGGCACGAGCGCCTGGGAGAGGAACCGGCTGCCGTAGGCCGGGTCCACGACCCAGTTGCGGCCGCCGTCGGTGACCCGCACGTACTCGTCCTCCAGGCGCATGGTGGCGCCGACCGCGCTGCCGAGGCTGATCGACAGCCGGTCGTGGTCCACGCCGGTGCCCGAGTCCAGGTCGAGGCCGCTGTCGGCCACGGCCTCGTCCGCGGCCACCATCGCGAACTGCACGAAGCGGTCGGTGCGCGCGACCTCCTGGGGGGTCAGCCCCCGGGCGCGGGGGTCGAAGTCGACCTCGGCCGCGATCTGCGAGCGGAAGCCCGAGGCGTCGAAGAAGGAGATCCGCCGGGTCGCGGTGCGCCCGTCGAGGAGCATCTGCCAGAACGCGTCGCGGGTGGGGCCCCCGGGGGCGACGACCCCGATGCCGGTGACGACGGCGCGGCGACCACCGATCACGAGGCGGCCCCCGGCAGTGCCTCGGTGTCGACGTGGCCCAGCCGCGGCTGGGGGGCCAGCGGCGAGAGGGAGAAGACGGCGAACGCCGGCAGCTCGGTGTCGTTGACGAGGCGGTGGCGCACCCCGATCGGGATGCACACGCCCTGCTGGGCGGCCAGCGTCCTCGGCTCGCCGTCGAGGCGCACGGTGATCTCGCCGCTGACGCAGAGGAGGAACTCCTCCGAGTACGGGTGCCAGTGCTCCGTGACGGCCTCGCCCGGCTGCAGGGTGAGGGTGCCCATGAACCCGGTCGTGGACCCGCAGGTCGACGGCGCGAGCACGGTGCGCACGTCGCCGCCGCGCCGGCGGTTGGCCGGCACCTGCGTCGCGTCCACGGTGGGGATGCTGGCGGGGGCGGGCGCCTGCGCCTGGTGGCGCTGCACCACGTCCGGCGGCGAGCCCACGTCGGGCAGGTCGGTGGTGCTCTTCGGCTGGTCGACGTGCGTGGTCACGAACTGCTCCTGCTCTCGGCGGTGCCGCCGGCGAGGCTGCCGGCGGGGCTGGCCGAGGCGCGCGCTGCGGCCTCGACCTTCTCGCGGATCACGGCCATCTGGACGGCGGTGTTGGCGTCGATGCGCGCCGTCATGCCCTCCGTGTCGATGGGCGCGTCGGGCTTCATCGCGAAGTCCTGCACCCAGCGCATGGCCACGCCCCGCCCGGTGTCCTCGTAGGTCCAGCGGATGTCCATGTGGTCGAACGGGCCGGTCTCCACGCGGCGGGCGACGACCTCGCGGGTGGCGGGGTCCGCGGTGCGCTCGGAGACCCAGGACCACACGCGGCCCTGCTCGTCCGGGTGCATGGTCAGCCGGAAGCGCACCGTGTTGCCGGAGCGCTCGAGCACCTCGGCGGTGGCGTACTCGGTGAACAGCTGCGGCCAGGACTCCACGTCGTTCGTCATGTCCCACACGACGTCCAGGGGGGCGTCGATGAGGACGGTGTTGTCGACGTGCCCCGCGCCGCTCACGCGGACGCCCCGCTGGCGGCGGCCTCGTTGACGGAGGCGACGAGCTCGCCGACGACGGCGTCCTCGGCGCGGGTGGACTCCCCCGGCTCCACGCCGTAGCGCTGCTGCAGCTCGGTCTGCAGCTGCAGCACGGCGAGGGAGTCCAGGCCGAGGTCGCTGAGGGTGGCGGAGGTGTCGTCGGTGCGGGCGCTGGAGGGCAGGCCGACCGAGCGGACCAGCAGGTCCATCAGGTCGGACGCGGTGAACGGGGCGGTGGCCATGGGGTGCTCCTCGGTGGTGGGGTCGTGCTGGTCTGCGGTGGGGTCGTGCTGGTTCGCGGGGTGGGTCGGGAGGCTCACGCGGTCAGCTCCGGCAGGTGCTGGTCGAGGAAGCCGGTGTGGTGCTCCCCGGCGCGGAAGACCTCCGAGCGCAGCAGCGCCTGGTGCAGCTCGCGGGTGGTGGCCACGCCGCGGCCCTCGATCCGCAGCTCCGCCAGGGCGCGCTGCATGCGGGTCAGCGCCTGCTCGCGGTCGGGCGCCCAGACGACCACCTTGGCGAGCAGGGAGTCGTAGTGGGGGGTCACGCGCGAGCCGGCCGTGTACCCGGCGTCCACGCGCACCCCGGGCCCGCCGGGCAGCTCGACGACGTCGAGCAGGCCCGCCGTGGGCGCGAAGGCCCGGCGCGGGTCCTCGGCGTTGATGCGGCACTCGATGGCCGCGCCGGTGACCACGACGTCCTCCTGCTTGACCCCGAGGGGCTCGCCGGCGGCGATGCGGATCTGCTCGCGCACGAGGTCCACGCCGGTGACGACCTCCGTGACGGGGTGCTCGACCTGGATCCGGGTGTTGACCTCCATGAAGGCGGCCCGCCCCTGGGGGTCGACGATGAACTCGAACGTCCCCGCGCCCGTGTAGTCCACGGCCAGGGCGCCCTCGAGGGCGACGGCGCCGAGCGCGGCCCGCTGGTCGGGGTCGAGCGAGGTGGCGGGGGCCTCCTCGATGAGCTTCTGGTGGCGCCGCTGCACCGAGCAGTCCCGCTCCCCCAGGTGCACGCCGTTGCCGTAGTTGTCCACGAGCACCTGGACCTCCACGTGCCGGGCCCGCTCCAGGTAGCGCTCGACGTAGACGCTGCTGTCGCGGAAGACGGCGTGCGCGGTGCGGCGGGTGCTCGTGTAGGCCTCCGCGAACGACGCGGCGTCGCGCACGACGGTGATGCCGCGCCCCCCGCCGCCCGCGACCGCCTTGACGACCACGGGGTAGCCGATCTCGTCGGCCAGCGCGGCGCCCTCCTCCACGGTGGGGACGGGGTCGACCGCGCCGGGCAGCAGCGGCAGGCCCGCGGCCGCCATGAGGGAGCGGGCGGTGGCCTTGTTGCCCAGGCGGCTCATCACCTCCGGGCGCGGGCCGATGAAGACGATGCCCGCGTCGGCGCACACCTCGGCGAAGTCCGGGTCCTCGGAGAGGAACCCGTAGCCGGGGTGGATCGCCTCCGCGCCGGTCTGGCGCGCCGCCTCGATGATGTTGGGGATGTTCAGGTAGCTGTGCCGCGAGGGGCCGGGGCCGATCTGCACGGCCTCGTCGGCGAGCCGCACGAACGGCGCGTCGCGGTCGGCCGTGGAGTGCACGGCCACGACCTCGATCCCGAGCTCGCGGCACGCGCGCGCGATCCGCACCGCGATCTCGCCGCGGTTGGCGATGAGCACCTTGGAGAACACGTCCTCACCCCACCCCGACGGCCGGGGTCGCGGCGC from the Quadrisphaera sp. DSM 44207 genome contains:
- a CDS encoding FAD-dependent oxidoreductase — translated: MRAKEGCEQAFEDAWRGAAAQISRVRGQVRQELMRDAADPRWFAIVSDWTDRASVDAFGRSSARETLTEALRDLREDAARSTFTVLAAVDAERPPPVRIDFSMSVKPGEQVAYERAYTTVAERIGDAAGYVREELLRDESGLRYHIFAEWESEEDFLQWVEDPAHMAAGAPLVRWHSVEFRREVLEIRRRPDADEEFPPLASPGGDVEVDRVRVDTAVTVQPEEQDAFEHAYLAAAALARSAPGHGCEELLREADGLRYHVVAEWDSLQRFTHWAAEPANWAAGPLGRWLARGEERRVFALRARPLPPSAQPAPEAASQAASQQAPQQAPQQAPDPASASQEPADAVPEVLVAAPEPDLEAVAGEPVVVDPAAIEPGLAPAPLEPVAPARRPGGAGDPEVLVIGAGPAGMTAAIELARRGVRVRVVDKRPEASTQADKAIGIHCRTMEIWEQQGIVAEAMDAGVWLHGQTVFVNGKQTHQVDWAGLDELPYAHLGLPQYETERILGAKLESLGVRVERGVELVGFTQDDEAVTSVLRSADGEETVRSPYLLGCDGAHSAVRSGLGLQFEGGLSMFPQLFMLGDVDLDWQMPAGHLLRFVRIEGDDFTGMLVCVPLKGRGRYRVATLAPERLQRTVGAGVVSAGFWKEYEPPGLADIQEVVTELAPPGTTASNLRWSSVFRIKHGIVDRYRVGRAFVAGDAAHLHPPAGGQGMNTGIQDAWNLGWKLALAVRGRAAPGLLDSYDAERRPAGRAIVDRAVNLAFTDEMDMEDEKAQFLLEMQMTMNYAGSPLVGERLEAPLGGPEPGHRAPDALGLRRFGVAHPVRLFEVLAGPRTAVLLYADATVGEEELLGFEKIADAVRSQAPGLVDVHLVLSPDAAVPPLLDLPSHRDAAEEYRAAYGVRGAAAHVVRPDGHVGFRCSPPSPAALRDHLAGVLA
- a CDS encoding beta-ketoacyl synthase N-terminal-like domain-containing protein, whose amino-acid sequence is MSRAGGRAVVTGLGVIAPSGIGTQEHWATVRAGQVRVRPVEGWDTTTCGVTLGGQVDGFKPEDHVDERLLVQTDRWTWMSLAASRMALADAAYDPAEHDPYATSVALAAGSGGNEFGQREMTGLYGRGPKAVTTYQSIAWFYAASTGQASIWHGTKGPASVLVSEGAGGLDSIGHARRVVRRGTPTVLAGGTEAGLSPYALACQAVGGRLTPGTTAAEGYRPFDVRADGYAPGEGGAVLVVEDAAAALERGAPQVYGEVAGYAATHDAESVTAPATDSRQLARAMGRALADAGVTPDDVDLVIADAAGVPALDAVEVRALQEVFGARTTPVPVAAPQGLVGRLSVGGSALSAATALLSIRDGVLPAVGNLHEPVPAAGLELVREAREGRVEVVLVNARGLGGFNSSMVLRRWVPEGTA
- a CDS encoding beta-ketoacyl synthase, encoding MIGGRRAVVTGIGVVAPGGPTRDAFWQMLLDGRTATRRISFFDASGFRSQIAAEVDFDPRARGLTPQEVARTDRFVQFAMVAADEAVADSGLDLDSGTGVDHDRLSISLGSAVGATMRLEDEYVRVTDGGRNWVVDPAYGSRFLSQALVPSSGAAELAVRYRAHGPASVMSTGCTSGIDAIGYALQLIEDGDADVVIAGASDAPISPISVACFDAIRATSARNDSPESASRPFDATRDGFVMGEGGAVMVVEEYEHARARGAHVYAEVAGFANRCNAFHMTGLRPDGVEMSAAIDEVLRQGRLDPDAVDYVNAHGSGTKQNDRHETAAVKRSLGQHAYETPMSSIKSMVGHSLGAIGSIEVAACALAVEHDAVPPTANLENRDPECDLDYVPKTARDHRTDVALSVGSGFGGFQSAILLVDPERGSR
- a CDS encoding cupin domain-containing protein, which produces MPTVDATQVPANRRRGGDVRTVLAPSTCGSTTGFMGTLTLQPGEAVTEHWHPYSEEFLLCVSGEITVRLDGEPRTLAAQQGVCIPIGVRHRLVNDTELPAFAVFSLSPLAPQPRLGHVDTEALPGAAS
- a CDS encoding SRPBCC family protein; this translates as MTNDVESWPQLFTEYATAEVLERSGNTVRFRLTMHPDEQGRVWSWVSERTADPATREVVARRVETGPFDHMDIRWTYEDTGRGVAMRWVQDFAMKPDAPIDTEGMTARIDANTAVQMAVIREKVEAAARASASPAGSLAGGTAESRSSS
- a CDS encoding acyl carrier protein is translated as MSLPTHPANQHDPTADQHDPTTEEHPMATAPFTASDLMDLLVRSVGLPSSARTDDTSATLSDLGLDSLAVLQLQTELQQRYGVEPGESTRAEDAVVGELVASVNEAAASGASA
- a CDS encoding acetyl/propionyl/methylcrotonyl-CoA carboxylase subunit alpha, producing the protein MFSKVLIANRGEIAVRIARACRELGIEVVAVHSTADRDAPFVRLADEAVQIGPGPSRHSYLNIPNIIEAARQTGAEAIHPGYGFLSEDPDFAEVCADAGIVFIGPRPEVMSRLGNKATARSLMAAAGLPLLPGAVDPVPTVEEGAALADEIGYPVVVKAVAGGGGRGITVVRDAASFAEAYTSTRRTAHAVFRDSSVYVERYLERARHVEVQVLVDNYGNGVHLGERDCSVQRRHQKLIEEAPATSLDPDQRAALGAVALEGALAVDYTGAGTFEFIVDPQGRAAFMEVNTRIQVEHPVTEVVTGVDLVREQIRIAAGEPLGVKQEDVVVTGAAIECRINAEDPRRAFAPTAGLLDVVELPGGPGVRVDAGYTAGSRVTPHYDSLLAKVVVWAPDREQALTRMQRALAELRIEGRGVATTRELHQALLRSEVFRAGEHHTGFLDQHLPELTA